The following proteins come from a genomic window of Columba livia isolate bColLiv1 breed racing homer chromosome 27, bColLiv1.pat.W.v2, whole genome shotgun sequence:
- the LOC135576490 gene encoding sperm-associated antigen 4 protein-like isoform X3 translates to MHKMAPKKNWFVMDRQRMQFLRDMRCFRVILLLLLVALGIYCTTSMPGWTTQAKGWMEEQICGSAIERKIQSDYQALLVAQNQNMRRLLQEVAQLRVQLISARKAASEAASQVSVEMSDWALQSAGAAIDTRRTSQTYGCQGNWICGVIQLFHAANPPEAVLQPDVSPGNCWPFQGRHGQVVIRLPARVHLSAVTVQHISKEASPSGSVISAPRDVAVFGLDADGEEETLLGMFMYNVAKEPIQTFPLKALPRAFSYVKFLVKSNWGNPKYTCIYRVRVHGKMAKPESLS, encoded by the exons AT GCACAAGATGGCCCCAAAAAAGAACTGGTTTGTGATGGACAGGCAGAGGATGCAGTTCTTGAGGGACATGAGGTGCTTCCGAGTCATCCTCCTGTTGCTTCTGGTGGCTCTTGGCATTTACTGCACAACCTCGATGCCAGGGTGGACAACACAGGCAAAGGGATGGATGGAG GAGCAGATCTGTGGGTCCGCAATCGAACGGAAGATCCAGAG CGATTACCAGGCTTTGCTGGTggcacaaaatcaaaatatgcggcgtctgctgcaggaggtggctcAGCTGAGGGTGCAGCTCATCAGCGCGAGGAAG GCAGCGTCCGAGGCGGCTTCGCAAGTCTCCGTGGAGATGTCTGACTGGGCCCTGCAGAGCGCTG GTGCTGCCATCGACACGCGGAGAACTTCCCAGACCTACGGCTGCCAAGGGAATTGGATCTGCGGCGTTATACAGTTATTTCATGCTGCCAACCCTCCTGAGGCTGTTCTGCAG CCCGATGTTTCCCCAGGGAACTGCTGGCCTTTCCAAGGGCGTCACGGCCAGGTGGTCATCCGGTTGCCAGCACGAGTCCACCTGAGCGCCGTCACCGTGCAGCACATCTCCAAGGAAGCCTCTCCCTCTGGGTCCGTCATTAGCGCCCCCAGAGATGTCGCCGTCTTT GGACTGGATGCggatggagaagaggaaactctgCTTGGGATGTTCATGTACAACGTGGCGAAAGAGCCCATCCAGACGTTCCCGCTGAAG GCGCTGCCCAGAGCCTTTTCATACGTCAAATTTCTTgtcaagagcaactggggaaacccgAAGTATACCTGCATTTATCGAGTGCGGGTTCACGGGAAGATGGCAAAACCAGAAAGCCTCAgctga
- the LOC135576490 gene encoding sperm-associated antigen 4 protein-like isoform X1, protein MHKMAPKKNWFVMDRQRMQFLRDMRCFRVILLLLLVALGIYCTTSMPGWTTQAKGWMEEQICGSAIERKIQSDYQALLVAQNQNMRRLLQEVAQLRVQLISARKAASEAASQVSVEMSDWALQSAGAAIDTRRTSQTYGCQGNWICGVIQLFHAANPPEAVLQPDVSPGNCWPFQGRHGQVVIRLPARVHLSAVTVQHISKEASPSGSVISAPRDVAVFGLDADGEEETLLGMFMYNVAKEPIQTFPLKVRSTRGGKMPGSKAGLPARPQQEERERFLAGHRGPQHFWELVPAQEPGWQGQIH, encoded by the exons AT GCACAAGATGGCCCCAAAAAAGAACTGGTTTGTGATGGACAGGCAGAGGATGCAGTTCTTGAGGGACATGAGGTGCTTCCGAGTCATCCTCCTGTTGCTTCTGGTGGCTCTTGGCATTTACTGCACAACCTCGATGCCAGGGTGGACAACACAGGCAAAGGGATGGATGGAG GAGCAGATCTGTGGGTCCGCAATCGAACGGAAGATCCAGAG CGATTACCAGGCTTTGCTGGTggcacaaaatcaaaatatgcggcgtctgctgcaggaggtggctcAGCTGAGGGTGCAGCTCATCAGCGCGAGGAAG GCAGCGTCCGAGGCGGCTTCGCAAGTCTCCGTGGAGATGTCTGACTGGGCCCTGCAGAGCGCTG GTGCTGCCATCGACACGCGGAGAACTTCCCAGACCTACGGCTGCCAAGGGAATTGGATCTGCGGCGTTATACAGTTATTTCATGCTGCCAACCCTCCTGAGGCTGTTCTGCAG CCCGATGTTTCCCCAGGGAACTGCTGGCCTTTCCAAGGGCGTCACGGCCAGGTGGTCATCCGGTTGCCAGCACGAGTCCACCTGAGCGCCGTCACCGTGCAGCACATCTCCAAGGAAGCCTCTCCCTCTGGGTCCGTCATTAGCGCCCCCAGAGATGTCGCCGTCTTT GGACTGGATGCggatggagaagaggaaactctgCTTGGGATGTTCATGTACAACGTGGCGAAAGAGCCCATCCAGACGTTCCCGCTGAAGGTACGGTCCACACGCGGGGGAAAGATGCCAGGGAGCAAAGCAGGTTTGCCCGCACGTCCGCAGCAGGAAGAGCGTGAACGCTTTCTCGCTGGGCACAGGGGCCCGCAGCACTTCTGGGAGCTGGTTCCTGCGCAGGagccgggctggcaggggcagatCCATTGA
- the LOC135576490 gene encoding sperm-associated antigen 4 protein-like isoform X2, with amino-acid sequence MAPKKNWFVMDRQRMQFLRDMRCFRVILLLLLVALGIYCTTSMPGWTTQAKGWMEEQICGSAIERKIQSDYQALLVAQNQNMRRLLQEVAQLRVQLISARKAASEAASQVSVEMSDWALQSAGAAIDTRRTSQTYGCQGNWICGVIQLFHAANPPEAVLQPDVSPGNCWPFQGRHGQVVIRLPARVHLSAVTVQHISKEASPSGSVISAPRDVAVFGLDADGEEETLLGMFMYNVAKEPIQTFPLKVRSTRGGKMPGSKAGLPARPQQEERERFLAGHRGPQHFWELVPAQEPGWQGQIH; translated from the exons ATGGCCCCAAAAAAGAACTGGTTTGTGATGGACAGGCAGAGGATGCAGTTCTTGAGGGACATGAGGTGCTTCCGAGTCATCCTCCTGTTGCTTCTGGTGGCTCTTGGCATTTACTGCACAACCTCGATGCCAGGGTGGACAACACAGGCAAAGGGATGGATGGAG GAGCAGATCTGTGGGTCCGCAATCGAACGGAAGATCCAGAG CGATTACCAGGCTTTGCTGGTggcacaaaatcaaaatatgcggcgtctgctgcaggaggtggctcAGCTGAGGGTGCAGCTCATCAGCGCGAGGAAG GCAGCGTCCGAGGCGGCTTCGCAAGTCTCCGTGGAGATGTCTGACTGGGCCCTGCAGAGCGCTG GTGCTGCCATCGACACGCGGAGAACTTCCCAGACCTACGGCTGCCAAGGGAATTGGATCTGCGGCGTTATACAGTTATTTCATGCTGCCAACCCTCCTGAGGCTGTTCTGCAG CCCGATGTTTCCCCAGGGAACTGCTGGCCTTTCCAAGGGCGTCACGGCCAGGTGGTCATCCGGTTGCCAGCACGAGTCCACCTGAGCGCCGTCACCGTGCAGCACATCTCCAAGGAAGCCTCTCCCTCTGGGTCCGTCATTAGCGCCCCCAGAGATGTCGCCGTCTTT GGACTGGATGCggatggagaagaggaaactctgCTTGGGATGTTCATGTACAACGTGGCGAAAGAGCCCATCCAGACGTTCCCGCTGAAGGTACGGTCCACACGCGGGGGAAAGATGCCAGGGAGCAAAGCAGGTTTGCCCGCACGTCCGCAGCAGGAAGAGCGTGAACGCTTTCTCGCTGGGCACAGGGGCCCGCAGCACTTCTGGGAGCTGGTTCCTGCGCAGGagccgggctggcaggggcagatCCATTGA